CGATTCTCACTTCAGGCAGCATCTCGGTCACGATGTCGGCGATCTCGCCCACCTGGAGCAACTCGGTACCCGAAATGTTGACCGATTGGCCATCGACTTCGGGGCCCGCGGTCAGCACGCAGACGATGGACCGCACAGCATCGTCGACGTAGACATACTGGCGGGAGAAATCCGCGCCGAACGCCACCCGAGACACTCTGCCCGCCAGTGCATCTCGGATGAACAATGCGATGATGCAGTGGGTGCTCCGGCCGGGTCCGTACACCGCCGAGATACGCAGCGAACAGGTCGACAGGCCATACCTACGTCCGTACGCCGCCACCAGATGCTCGCCGGCGACCTTGGTAGCACCGTAGACGCTGGATGGCTTCAACACCGTCACTTGTTCGTCGAGCGGCCCCGGGTTGCTGCCGTAAACGGCGTTCGACGACGCCAGCAGGAATCGCCGGGTGCCGTTGATCCGCGCAGCTTCCAGCAGATTGGCTGTGCCCCCGATGTTCACATCGACGATCGACCACGGTCGGTCACGCGATACCATCGGCCCGGAGATTGCGCCCAGGTGCACTACCCCCTCGGGTTTGAAGCGGGCGAACACTTGGTGCACCTGATGAGGGTCGGTGACGTCAAAGAAATCCCCGACCGTGTGGGCGGCACCGACCACGTCGACGCCCGCTGTCCTGAGCGAATCCACCAGGTGTCGACCGAGAAACCCGGTGGCCCCGGTGACCAAGACCGACGCCGGTAGATCCGTCACAGATTCAGGCGATATTGGTGTAGGGAACACCACCGCGGGCAACGCCGTCGTGGTTGACGCCACGGTCGAAGTCGAACGGCAGCGGACGCCCGTTTTCCATTGCGAGCCAGAGCCGTACCAGCAGTCGGCGATTGGATTCGTCTTCGGAGTCGATGAACTCGGAGCGGCCGTGCATGACGCTGTAGTTGTTCGCGATCACCAGGTCACCGGAACCGAATCCGACTTCGACGCCGCCTTCGTTGGATATCTCGTCGAAGACCTCCATGAGCCTGAGCTGACGCTCGGTCAACGGCGGACAGTCACCGCGCTCTTGCGCTGCGTCGATGAGCAACCGCACGTAGCGGCTGGTGATCTTGCCGTTGACGATGGTGCACAGCCGGGTCAGGTAGTAGCTGGTGTCCCCTTCGAGGATCTCCATCTGCCGATCGAAGGGGAAGTAGTCCTCGAAGAGCGAGGGCAGCAGTTCGGGGTAGCGGCGGGCGATCTCCTTGACAGTGCGTGCGGAGCTGGAGACCACGGAGTTTCCGCCGACCATGGCCTGACGAATGCACATGAGCATCAACAGGTCGGAACCGTCGGTGTGGTAACCCAAACCCTCGTTGGTGTTCTCCGGCCGGACAATGTCCTGCCGGGCCTTTTTGCGTTGAGCCAGGGAGGCGAGCAGGGTCCCGCCACCCATCTGGTTGACGGGTTGTCCGATGGCGGCGCCGATGAGCCAGAGCAGGTTCTCGTTATAGGGCAGTTCGGCATCAGGGGTGCGCACCGGCAAGTTGCGCAACAAGGCGATGCCGGTGCCGCCCTCGAGGGAATGTTCGACGCCTGTGAAGTATTTGATCAGCGGTGCGGCGAGTTTCTTCCATTCCTCGCGGGTACCGTTTCCTTCCGACCACTGGCCGAACTTTTCGGTTGCTTCCACGGCGAGTTCACCGAGTAGCGCGCTTTCGGCATCGGTGAGGGCCAGATCCCATGTGTCGCGCCGGCTTTCGAGTTCCTCGGCATTCCATGCGGCGGGCTCATCGAGGTCCAGGATGTAGTTGCGCACCCGATCGAGTCCCGAGGTGATCAGGGGGGTGGGGCTGTAGGAGGTCGTCATGTCCGGGTCCTGCTTTCGCTTTGTCGGTTAGGTGTTCATTGGCGTCATGGAGCATGCGGGCGGCGGCGGTGCGGTTCTGGCAGTGCGTTTCGCGGCAATCTCCGCAAAGCTCGAGTTGACCTCATTCTGTCTCGGGTGGATGCAGTTCCACTGACACCACTTTCCCGGACCGCTGTTACGAATCCATCGCCCCTCTGGTTACGCTATGTAAAATTCGAACAGGCTTGTGCAAAATACGCAACACCGAACAGCAGGTTCCGTCAGGCAATGCTGGTGTAGGGGACACCGCCGCGGGCGACGCCGTCGTGATTGACGCCACGGTCGAAATCGAACGGCAGCGGACGGCCGTTTTCCATTGCGAGCCAGAGCCGTACGAGCAGCCGGCGCTGGGATTCGTCCTCGGAGTCGAGGAACTCAGAACGCCCGTGCATGACGCTGTAGTTGTTCGCGATCACCAGGTCGCCGGAATCGAATCCAACTTCGACGCCGCCTTCGTTGGATATCTCGTCGAAGACCTCCATGAGTGCGACCTGACGCTCGGTCAAGGGCGGGCAATCTCCTCGGTAGAGCGCCGCATCGGTCAGTGGACGCACGTAGCGGGTGGTGATCTTGCCGTCGACGATGGTGCACAGCCGGCTCAGGTAGTAGGTGGTGTCGCCGTCGAGGATCTCCATCTGCCGGTCGAACGGGTAGTGATCCTCGAACAGGGCGGGTAGTAGTTCGGGGTAGCGGCGGGCGATCTCCTTGACGGTGCGTGCCGCGCTGGACACCATCGAGTTGCCGCCCACCATGGCCTGACGAATGCACATGAGCATCAGCAGGTCTGAGCCGTCGGTGTGGTAACTGAGGCCTTCGTTGGTGTTCTCCGCGCGGGGATGGTCAGGGCGTGCCTTTCCCTTGTAGGCCAGTCGAGCCAGTACGGTGCCGCCGCCCATCTGGTTGACGGGTTGTCCCATGGCGGCGCCGATGAGCCAGAGCAGGTTCTCGTTGTACGGCAGTTCGGCATCAGGGGTGCGCACCGGCAGGTTGCGCAGCAGCGCGATACCGGTGCCGCCCTCGAGGGAGTGCTCGACGGTGGAAAAGTACTTGGTCAGCGGGGCGGCGAGCTTCTTCCACTCGTCGCGGGTGCCGTTTCCCTCCGACCACTGACCGAACGTCTCGGTTGCTTCCACGGTGAGCTCACCCAATAGCGCGCTTTCGGCGTCGGTGAGGGCCAGATCCCAGGTATCGCGGCGTGATTCGAGTTCGTCGGCGTTCCAAGCAGCGGGCTCGTCGAGGCTCAGGACGTAGTTGCGTACTCGTTCGATTCCCGAGGTTGTCAACGGACTCGGTGAAACGGACGTGGTCATTGCGGCTCCTTGGTCAAGGTCGGTTCCAGTGGTTCTGAGAGGCCGTTGAACTGAGGGAACTGGGATCGGTCGACAACCGCCCGAGGTATCAGCCACCACTGCGCGATCGCGACGAGGACAAGAACAACCCCCACCGTGGCAACAGCGTCGATTCCGCGCCACGCGTACATGAGCGGTCCCAACGGCCCCCCGATTCCACCTCCCAAAAAGACGATGAAACTGAATACCGTGTTGAGCTGGGCAGACCGCTCGGGGTCGGTCGCCAGGGCCCGAACTTGATTGCCCGACAACGCCGATTGGTTCGCCCACGTCGCGACGAACATGACAGCTCCGA
Above is a window of Mycolicibacterium baixiangningiae DNA encoding:
- a CDS encoding NAD-dependent epimerase/dehydratase family protein; this translates as MVTGATGFLGRHLVDSLRTAGVDVVGAAHTVGDFFDVTDPHQVHQVFARFKPEGVVHLGAISGPMVSRDRPWSIVDVNIGGTANLLEAARINGTRRFLLASSNAVYGSNPGPLDEQVTVLKPSSVYGATKVAGEHLVAAYGRRYGLSTCSLRISAVYGPGRSTHCIIALFIRDALAGRVSRVAFGADFSRQYVYVDDAVRSIVCVLTAGPEVDGQSVNISGTELLQVGEIADIVTEMLPEVRIEFGQGPDPDDDDVQGPFVLTRARELLGFESEVSMRDGIARYANHLQRAHDG
- a CDS encoding TauD/TfdA family dioxygenase — encoded protein: MTTSYSPTPLITSGLDRVRNYILDLDEPAAWNAEELESRRDTWDLALTDAESALLGELAVEATEKFGQWSEGNGTREEWKKLAAPLIKYFTGVEHSLEGGTGIALLRNLPVRTPDAELPYNENLLWLIGAAIGQPVNQMGGGTLLASLAQRKKARQDIVRPENTNEGLGYHTDGSDLLMLMCIRQAMVGGNSVVSSSARTVKEIARRYPELLPSLFEDYFPFDRQMEILEGDTSYYLTRLCTIVNGKITSRYVRLLIDAAQERGDCPPLTERQLRLMEVFDEISNEGGVEVGFGSGDLVIANNYSVMHGRSEFIDSEDESNRRLLVRLWLAMENGRPLPFDFDRGVNHDGVARGGVPYTNIA
- a CDS encoding TauD/TfdA family dioxygenase, giving the protein MTTSVSPSPLTTSGIERVRNYVLSLDEPAAWNADELESRRDTWDLALTDAESALLGELTVEATETFGQWSEGNGTRDEWKKLAAPLTKYFSTVEHSLEGGTGIALLRNLPVRTPDAELPYNENLLWLIGAAMGQPVNQMGGGTVLARLAYKGKARPDHPRAENTNEGLSYHTDGSDLLMLMCIRQAMVGGNSMVSSAARTVKEIARRYPELLPALFEDHYPFDRQMEILDGDTTYYLSRLCTIVDGKITTRYVRPLTDAALYRGDCPPLTERQVALMEVFDEISNEGGVEVGFDSGDLVIANNYSVMHGRSEFLDSEDESQRRLLVRLWLAMENGRPLPFDFDRGVNHDGVARGGVPYTSIA